One Microcebus murinus isolate Inina chromosome 24, M.murinus_Inina_mat1.0, whole genome shotgun sequence genomic window, AGGGTATAGTCATTCAGGACTGAATGACTGCTGAAAGTCTTATATGTTCAGTTCCTCTTCAGGGCTTGAACTGTTATTCACATCTCCTCAGACTGATAAGACTGCCAAAATCTCACTCTACTTTTCAGAGACTTTCTGCTTAGCTTCTTAGCCTCTTTCCCTGTGTagcttcagaattttaaaatatcctgaaGGGAAAACTGGCTCTGTGTCAGGCTTAAATCCTTCACACTTCCCCTTCTCACTTAGATCTTGTTCTTTTGATTTCCAATTTTGTTTCTGTAGCCTCCCAAGACCACCTAAAGCTCTGCTGATTTCTCAGTTGTCTAGCACCAGCCTAGGCAAAGCTCAATTCTCCACCTCTTCCTGTATTCCCTGATCAGCCAATGCTTCCTTGGAGAAGTGGCTGTGTTTACCGGGCCTCATGTCTTTTCTTCCCTGCTTTTTGGATTTTTGGTCCTTCTCATTCTTTTGCTTTAGCAGTTCCCTATTAGCTTTAAATAGATAACTTAAAACTTTTTGTCTCTTTAAGTTCTTGATGGAAACATTGGTTTACTACAAAGTTCTCCGTCATACTTGGAAGTGATAGTCATGTTTAATTTGTTATATATCAGTTGTTACATCTTTATAGTTAACTTCTTTGACATCAGTTTCTtttactcttgatttttttttgttgcattatATATAGGAGGCCTCTGGAAAATATTACACCTCAATGTAGAAATAAATCGATTAGAAAGGCCTGGTGAGACTTTCTATAACCAGTTCAAGTTCAGCAGTGACTTAAACTATCAtataaacaagtagaaaaaatattCGGTAGTCAAAAGCACAGGTGCACATTTCTTGGGATATTTTATGTATTCCTGTTATTATAATGATTACTATGGTTTTATGTTTAGAGccactatttttatttccttaatattattaatagcttaCAGTGTTAGCTCTGTATATTTCATGTGATTTCAGAGTTTAAAAAACTGtttagaaagttttttaaaatgtaaaaagaacaagaagatTTGAGCCAAAGGTGAGAGACCCTTCTCTACTTCTCACTCCTCAAATAACTGCGGTGTATTATTACTGTGTACTACTGTGTTAGTGTGTATTACTACGCAATaatacttttcttcttctctctcctttctaccTTTTACTTGTCATCTCTTTCCTGTTGATATTtgttaactgaagaaaatgtagatattgaaatacataaaaggaagaaaactaaaatctCTTGTAATCCTACCACCAATCCCTAATCATGCTTTTGAACATTTGGTATACATCTTCTGAGGatttttttgtgtaaaaatggATCATATTGTTAGTGCTTCTCAGCCCTTACTCTTCAGTAATATCGTCTGTaacacctaatatatatatattctgggaTACACCTCACATTTAACTAAATCAGAATCTTCAGGCATAGGGCTAAGAGGggtttacttaaaaaaaacccaaaaaacctcTCCTTCAGAAATGTTTAGTAGTcctcagaaattattttaaatgaaaaaaatgaatgttgcAATTTTACAGGAAGCTTAACTTGTATACAATGTTTTATCTAATTATTcactttcaactttttcctaGCCATTCCACCCTATGGTGAATCTGGATTGTTCTCGGGATTTCCGGCCATTTCTTTGTGCGCTCTATGCTCCTATTTGTATGGAATATGGACGTGTCACACTTCCCTGTCGTAGACTGTGTCAGAGGGCTTACAGCGAGTGTTCAAAGCTCATGGAGATGTTTGGTGTTCCTTGGCCTGAAGATATGGAATGCAGTAGGTgcgaaaattatatattttcatggaTCATTTCTTATGTTGCagtttgttttaaattacttgtcttctatttcatctgttttaaaaacttttggggccaggtgtggtggctaacacatgtaatcctagcactctgggatgctgaggtgggcggatagtttgagctcaggagttcgagaccagcctgagcaagagtgagaccctgtctctactaaaaatagaaagaaattacttggccagctaaaaatatgtacacaaatttagccgggcatggtggcgcatgcctgtagtcccagctactcaggaggctgaagcagaaggatcacttgagcccaggagtttgaggttgttgtgagctaggctgaccccacggcactcactctagcctgggcaacaaagtcagactctgtctcaaaaaaaaaaaagttgatttgtTTGTTAGACattcttatggttttatattAGTGAGCATTATAAGTAgtaataatatactatattatataattactcttttgtattctgaaatatttcaagGGTAAAGAATAATAAGGTAACTACTTACACACCTTTTATTATCTGGCTTTATCCAAGCTTAACATTTTGTAATATTGGCTTCaggttttgttttaagaaataaaacactataGAGTGGAAGGTTCTTCCTTGTTACCCATCTTGAtctgatttccttctttctttacgAAGAATGAGGTAATCATTGTGTTGAATTTGTTGTTAATCATTCCCATGTTTGTTTATATcagtaaaaacataatttttttttttttttttttttttttgagacagagtctggctctgtttcccgggctagagtgccatggcatcagcctacctcacagcaaccttaaactcctaggctcaagcaatccttctgcctcagcctcccgagtggctgggactacaggcatgcgccaccatgcccggctaattttatatatatatatttagtttgtccagataatttctttctatttttagtagagaccagatctcgctcttgcccaggctggtcttgaactcctgaccttgagtgatcctcccacctcagcctcccacagtactaggattacagatgtgagccaccatgcccggccaaaacataatttttttttaacatgtatttatgtttatatctGTAGGTCtggttcattccttttcattgctatGTAATAGCCAATTGTATTAGTATCCGGTAGTTATTTAGCTATCTTCTACTGATggtcatttaggttgtttccagagtttgtttgtttgttttttattattcatataagcattattatttttttaaatttatttatttttaaatttttaatagatttagggggtacaagttgaattccattacatatatatattgtatagtggtgggGTCTGGGTTTTTGGTGTACCTGTTACCTGAGTAGTGTACATAGTACCtcacaggtaatttttcatcccttacTTCTTCCCACCTTTCCCCCTTTGAGTCTCcagggacctttttttttttttggagacagagtctcactctgttgcctggctagagtgccgtggtgtcagtctagctcacagcaacctcaaactcctgggctcaagcctcccgagtaactgagactacaggcatgtgccaccatgcccggctaattttttctatatatattagttgttcagctaatttttttctatttttagtagagacggggtctcactcttgctcaggctggtttcaaactcctgaccttgagtgattcgcccacctcggcctcccagagtgctaggattatatacgtgagccactgcgtctggccgaGTACCTATATATTTTCATACTTTGGAATCTTACTCTAAGCTGTGTCCTAAATAAATACTCTGTATATACTGCTATGCTtgactttgttgttgttgttgtttgagatgGAAgtctctgtggccctggctggagtgcattgTTATGATCAtggctcattgcagcctcaaactcccaggctcataTGCTTGACTGTTTTAATAAAGAGTGCTATTTTTGAAAGGAAACCATATCATTTTTTGACAATTATGGAAAAATCTAGTTGTATGGCTCACAAGATaccaccatttattttatttctacttattgCAGTCCCCCACCGCCACCAAGGATTTAGGAATAAATAAGGTCATGGTTGCTAAATTTGGAAATCCAAATTGTTAGGTATCAGTAGATTTCCCCATAAGTAAAAATGATTCTCACCttatgtggtttcttttttttttttttttttttttttaggttccCAGATTGTGATGAGCCGTATCCTCGACTCGTGGATCTGAACTTAGCTGGAGATCCAACTGAAGGAGCTCCAGTGGCAGTGCAGAGGGACTATGGTTTTTGGTGTCCCCGAGAGTTGAAAATTGATCCTGATCTTGGTTATTCCTTTTTGCACGTGCGTGATTGTTCACCACCTTGCCCAAATATGTACTTTAGGAGAGAAGAACTGTCATTTGCTCGCTATTTCATAGGATTGATTTCAATCATTTGCCTCTCTGCCACgttgtttacttttttaacttttttgattgATGTCACAAGATTCCGTTATCCTGAAAGGCCTATTATATTTTATGCAGTCTGCTACATGATGGtatcattaattttctttattggctTTTTGCTGGAGGATCGAGTAGCCTGCAATGCATCTAGCCCTGCGCAGTATAAGGCTTCCACAGTGACACAAGGATCTCATAATAAAGCCTGTACCATGCTTTTTATGGTACTCTATTTTTTCACTATGGCTGGCAGTGTATGGTGGGTAATTCTCACCATCACATGGTTCTTAGCAGCTGTGCCAAAGTGGGGTAGTGAAGCTATTGAGAAGAAGGCATTGCTATTTCATGCCAGTGCATGGGGCATCCCCGGAACTCTAACTATCATCCTTCTGGCGATGAATAAAATTGAAGGTGACAATATTAGTGGCGTGTGTTTTGTTGGGCTCTACGATGTTGATGCATTGAGATATTTTGTTCTTGCTCCCCTCTGCCTATATGTGGTAGTCGGGGTTTCTCTGCTCTTAGCTGGCATTATATCCCTAAACAGAGTTCGAATTGAAATTCCATTAGAAAAGGAGAATCAAGATAAATTAGTGAAGTTTATGATCCGGATTGGTGTTTTCAGCATTCTTTATCTTGTACCACTCTTGGTTGTAATTGGATGCTACTTTTATGAGCAAGCTTACCGTGGCATCTGGGAAACAACGTGGATACAAGAGCGCTGCAGAGAATATCATATTCCATGTCCATATCAGGTAAGGAAAACCTTGTTATAAATTTTGGAATGTAGGGTagtaaaatgaaagcatattatAAAGAACTATtcttagctatttttttaaaaaacttcatgAACCTTAAACctgtatattaaaaatttaaagggaaGATGATTACGAATACGTTGTAGTAAATATGCAATGCACATATTTATATagacatcttcattttaaaagatgacttATAAGTCTAAGCTATGGGCTTTTAAGCAGTTTACTTCTTTACACAAAAGTATTtgcatatggattttttttttttaagaagtctaCAGGTTTGTGGGGGATAAGCACTTTACCAACTCTAATAAAAAGGTGCTATCTTTTTGTGGGAATTTTACTGATTTTCATATTAGGAATTAATTGTTTTAACAGTTTTGCAAAACTGATAGAATACACttatacaaatatacaaactCTTAATGGTctggtttttcttctttgggTACTGGATATTTTGTGACTTACCTTTGAGTTTAAAGAGTTTAGAGCCTTTGTCCTAGAATCATAGGATTTTAGATCTAGAAAGAACTTTAGAGATCATTTACTCAGGTTCCCTCTATAATTTAGAGTTTTTAAACATCTAATACCTCATTTGAAGCTTtgaaatgttaagtaacttgcccatgcTTAATAAATGACCAGCTGGGTCTGAGTCTTAGATGAAGAATATAGTCAAGGAAAGTAGTTCAGAGGTGTTGATGCTAAGTATTTCTCTCTCCCATCTCCCATAGGAGGATCTCCCATTCTCCTATGCCCCTAGAGATTACCCTCCTTTCttccatttgaaacaaattttctTGTAAGAGCACTCTGACTTGGTGCCTCCTATTCATCATGTCCTAGGTTTCCCATTCTGAGTGTGCCAGCCACCTTTCCGTTTTCCCCAACCCATATGTTACTCTAACACCTTTTAAATACCTTtaagtatttatgtattataGATAACTTCTGTTATCTGTCTAGTCACTTTCCCCTAGACAGTGAACTCTTTGAAAacaagaactttattttttgaatacaTATCTATACGTCAGTAGATGATAGCAATGAGAATGTAAGTGTATAGATTGAGAAGAAGGGACATTTTTAAGAACTGGTAACAGTGTTACTGGGAACAAGGAGTATGGGGTTAGCCAGGTAGTAAATGCTCATATAAAAAACTGAGAATGCCAATTTCTCTTTTACTTTGTGGTGTAAGTTCATTTTAACTGCAGTAGAGTATGTTACTATATAAATATACTGCAGTTTATTCACTCTtccttctgttgatggacatatAGTTCCCCGTTGTATTGTTATTATAAACCATTTTGCAGTGAAGCTTCTTGTAATATCTTCATTCCTTGTATATGAACAAAAATTTCCATGGGTTGTATACCAAGAAGTGGAATTTTGGCATTGTAGGATACAACCATCTTCAATGCAAgtggttattttaatttatgatcATGTCAGAGTATGAGTTTCCCATTTCTCCTCATCTTGGTGCTTTTAAGTTTTTGCCAGCTTTTGAAATAGTTATCTCAATTCTGTAGTGGTTTACAATTCTCTTATTACTAGAAAGgttgagctttttttcttttgtttattgagGTTTCTCTTGTGTTACCTTTGTCCATTACTCTGTTaggttatttgctttttgttgtctaaatattattagtattaattCTTTGTCAGTCATTTGCATAACAGATCATAGcttgtctttttactttattagTGCTTTCATTCGTGTTTGAAGATATTCTTCCTTGCCTCTGAAGTCATAAAAAATGGtctgctgtatttttttctagcagTTTCTACAATTTGATTTTTTGATTCACACTGATAAtcccttgaaatttatttttgtcaatatcGTAtggaacaattttatttttccgtATGGATAAGCAGTGTGCTTTCTGCATCATTTATCAGATAGTCCATCCAAATTTTAATGTAGCCTCTGCATGTACAAGTTTTATTCTTAGGCCCTCTCATTCATATAACCATGTGTCAATTCCACATGTCATCTGcctgttctttttcaaaattattttagctgtTCTTGGTACTTTGCTCCtctatgtgaattttagaatcaatttttcatgaaaaacacTGTCAggatttttatagaattttttttcaatttataaatgaatctggggaaaattgttatttttgcaaaactaattttaatattttcttatttgtttaatacttttcttcatttgttccTAGATACCTTAGTTTTTGTTACAATTGTGAATGAGATCTTTTctgcattacattttttttaattggttatgGCTGGTGTACAAAAAATGCCATTgattgattttgtattttgatcTTATATCAAACATCcctgctgaactcatttattagctctgtGTATAGATTCTCTTAGATAATCTTTGTAGAAATCCTACTGTCTGCAAATCAGGACAGATTTGTTTCTTGCTTACTTTCCAATTCTTACATCTCATGTGAGAGCTGTCTGCTCTTTGAAAGGATTTGCACATTTTCCTGTAAAACGCTGTCTTCATATCTTTGAAGTAAGAGAAGTTGTGTAAGAtactaggtttttaaaaattatttaaatttctttaatagtaaTGGTTTTATTCAGGTCTGTTATTCTTGAGGCATTttggataatttatatttttctacaaaattatTTCATCTAACTTTTCAGATACATTGGCAtaggttcattttttaaaagttcttaggctgggcatgatggctaggctgtgagctaggctgatggcattgcactctagcctggggaacagagcaagactgggaaaaaaaatctagtaaaacAAAGTAATTCTAAAGAAAGCAATAGGCATGAAATAAGACCAGAAATAATTGATGAAAAAGATAATCCTTTAGCAAGATTGATCAAGGGGAAGAAAGATATACATTAGAAGCAAAAAAGGAAACACTaaaaccttttttgttttttttgtttttttttgagaccaaatcttaccaggctagagtgtcgtggcatcagcctagctcacagcaacctcaaactcctgggctcaagtgatcctccttcctcagcctcctgagtagctgggactacaggcatgtgccaccatgcctggctaatttttgtttgttttcccattttagttgcctggctaatttctttctatttttaatagagatgggtctcactcttgcttaggctggtcttggactcctgagttcaagcatcctcccacctctgcttcccagagtgctaggattacaggttgtgagccactgtgcccagccttagaTTTTTGAATTGAAAGATTAACTTGTGTTTTGCCAGtacttcctaatttttaaaatgcagttaatAGTTACTTTAAATTTAACCAGAAGACCGTTACTAATCAAGTTGGTCACACAGACTGTCTCCTAAACTTAGCTGCAAGCaacttcattattattatctttttttatttttgagaactttTTATTAATTCAAGTTGGAGAATCTCTGGCCTTTTTTCTCCAGAGAAGTTTTCCCAAAGTCGATGGAAGAAGATGTTTTTCACTCTTACACCTCATGGGTTAATAACACTCagatatatgcatttttaaaatttcctctagtgtgtattttttttctcagaattagTATTATTCTCTTCAGCATAATAGTTTAGAGGCTGTTCTGGAAGatagttttattctttatgtGAGTTCCATAAATTCTTTTGTGACTCTTCAGCTTTCCAATCTTGTTTGAGTAAATAGATGTTGGGTTAAACCTGACTTGTTCAAAAAAGTTGAAGTGCTATTAATGTGAGCTCTtgactgggcgtggtggttcacacctataatcccagtactttgggaggctgaggtgggaggctgtcttgagcccaggaatttgtagcccaggctacagtgagctgtgatcacaccactgtaatctagcctgggcaacagagcaagaccctatctcttaaaaaaaaaaaaaaagaaagaaagaaagaaaaaatgaactctTATTTATACAGATTTTGTTGTGGGCAAAATCCGTGCTCTTAGCTGATAGCCATAACAACCTGATGAAATAAATAGTATGGCTTTATTCTTGTCATTCTAAAGCATTTAAAGCAGAAAGAAGTAATGTGACtaccattttaaccttttttttttttttttttttttttaaagacatggtcttactctgttgtccaggctggagtgcagtggcatgatcatagttcactgcagccttgtactcctgggctccagcaatcctcctgcctcagtcttctcccaagtagctgagacagcaggtgcatgccaccactccgagctaattttttttaagagacaggatcttgccatATTGGCCAGGATGGTcccgaactcttggcctcaagcgatcctcccaccacggcttcccaaagtgctggaattataggcatgagccacctctgtcagccaaaatttttattttgaagtaaggtCCACACGTAATTGAATAAGATTTGCTTATCACTGAGCATGCCTATAGTAGAATTTGGTAATTCCTAATGAGTAGTCCTTAAAATGTATTAAGCAATAATGGAGTATCCTCAGGTGacttaagaagagaaaataatatttgaatatgtCTGCTTAAAAATAGGTTGCcttgccgggcgctgtggctcacgcctgtaatcctagctcttgggaggccgaggcgggtggattgctcaaggtcaggagttcgaaaccagcctgagcaagagcgagaccccatctctactataaatagaaagaaattaattggccaactgatatatatataaaaaaaaattagccgggcatggtggcgcatgcctgtagtcccagctacctgggaggctgaggcagaaggatcactcgagcccaggagtttgaggttgctgtgagcgaggctgacgccacggcactcactctagcctgggcaacaaagcgagactctgtctcaaaaaaaaaataaataaataaataaataaaataaaaaaaataaaataggttgcCTTATAGTCATCTCTCATACTAGggaagttttcaaatatttgaaaaatcagtTTATGAAGTAGTTTATCATATTGTTTCAAAATACCAGTTGGGTTTCATGCAAATCATGTGAATGTAAATtcataatttgaagaaaaatgggCTAGatgtaaagtattttaaaagtctttaaaatgaatttctgcTGATAACCATTCACtgcctagattttttttctatttttaaaatttaagatttcagaacagctttagatttacagaaaaattgtgaagatagTACAGGGAGTTCCCGCACACTTTGCACCCAGGTTTCCCTATTATTAAcacattagtatggtacatttgttataataagTTAACCcgtattgatatattattattaactgaagttgATAGTTTACtcagatttctttagtttttctctaatatcctttttctgttccaagatcccACCCAAGATACATTACATCAGTAGTCATATCTCCTTAGCCTGCTGTCACAGTCTCTCAGACTTACCTTGTTTTTAATGTCACTGCCTAGATTTTAAAATGGACTGTTTCAGCACgaacattcattttttatatatgttaaataatactTGAAAAAGTAACATTTAGTGCCTAAATTcagaattaattataaaatatagtctAAGTTGTCAGAGTGATGTTTATTTCACAGTTTACAGTaaagtttatttctagaatgctttttcattgtatgtatttttaaataacattagtAATTTTTCAGATacttgagggtttttttccctaATAATAATTCTCTCTGTTTATTTAGCACCTCCTAAGAGACTCAAAGCATTTTATGGAAGAGTTACAATTCTCAAAAATTGTTGATATTTCtagaaaagcatttgaatataatataatgtattagTTAAAATATAGGCAGAAAGTCAGACAGGCTTGGTTTATGTCCTGACTCTACCATTTCGTCATGTAAAGTGCAGGAAATAATATGTTAGATATAGTAATGTTTGTCTCATGGTTTGCTACagagattaaataagatacattTAAACCTCTTACCAGAGTGCTTtgcataaagtaaaatttaatattaacttCTGTTATTACAATACATAACTGACGTTTGAAAAAGGATTATCCATGTAGTAGATGATCCTGTTctagaatcattttttcttttaaacactgATTTTGAAAAGCAGAAAGTTGCTTTTCCTAAAGTGCTCCTTTATTTTTTCAACTCTTTCATTCATCTAATCCAATGCTATATATTCCAAGGAATTTTgacattaaaacttttattttaacaatagAAATGTGTTCCCATAGTACAAGCAGCTTAGCTAAGACTATCAAATTCACATTAGAGCCAGTTGTAGAattctaaacaaatatttttataaaaaacaaaaaatatatgtattcttcCAGCCACACAAGGCAATACATATCTTGTTTAGTCTTgattcagaaaaatgtaaaaatagcagAATAACATTAAAGCTAATTTGTTATGATTTTAGCTTCATTTTCTGATAAGAGTGTTTCCCTTTACCAGGAAGTTCCGAAAGGAATCAGCATTGTTTATGAAAGGACCATGAGGTAAATGGGTATGTTTTATGCTTCCAACATTAGAGACAATGAATAATTCTTCTTTATAAATACTATTACTAGTACTAATCTTTTTTTTACTACTAATCTTTAAAGTGATGAATATCTTGCCTACCTATAACTTCCTTCtaccaaattaatttttcctcaGAATTATTCAGTTTCTATAATAgaggaaaagagtaaaaaatattctaagtcTCTTGTaggaaaatattatagaatattaaagaaatatagaatatcataaaaatttatagaaactgTTAACACTTCTATGTATGGGTTGTAAAATGCTGCCAAATGACACttttagataaatataataaaacatacacGTTGTTATTCTGGCTTCTGTTGAACAGAATAGCCTAAGCCCACATGTTCATTTTGAAGTCTTAACTACAGATATACCTGGTGTACAAACAATTTacacatttttaggaaaaaattcagTGTACTTGCCATGATCTACAGCAGGGCAGGGCAAACTTTAAAcagtcagatagtaaatattttagactttgctgGCCACATGGTTTTTGTTTCAGCTACTCAGCTTTGCTGCTTTATTgaaaaagcagccatagacaataaataagcaaatggaaGGAACTGTTCcagtaaagctttatttacaaaaacaggcattgAGACAGATTTGGCCTCCAGTATATCATTTGTCAACCCCTGATCTACAAAAAGCATTATTCTGTGGCacctttaatattaataattctttcatAACAGTCATTTGTGACCAAGGGGATTTTTCTACTCTGTGTAAATTGTCACATTTGGATTCTTATT contains:
- the FZD3 gene encoding frizzled-3, whose product is MAVSWTVFYLWPLAVFVGHIGGHSLFSCEPITLRMCQDLPYNTTFMPNLLNHYDQQTAALAMEPFHPMVNLDCSRDFRPFLCALYAPICMEYGRVTLPCRRLCQRAYSECSKLMEMFGVPWPEDMECSRFPDCDEPYPRLVDLNLAGDPTEGAPVAVQRDYGFWCPRELKIDPDLGYSFLHVRDCSPPCPNMYFRREELSFARYFIGLISIICLSATLFTFLTFLIDVTRFRYPERPIIFYAVCYMMVSLIFFIGFLLEDRVACNASSPAQYKASTVTQGSHNKACTMLFMVLYFFTMAGSVWWVILTITWFLAAVPKWGSEAIEKKALLFHASAWGIPGTLTIILLAMNKIEGDNISGVCFVGLYDVDALRYFVLAPLCLYVVVGVSLLLAGIISLNRVRIEIPLEKENQDKLVKFMIRIGVFSILYLVPLLVVIGCYFYEQAYRGIWETTWIQERCREYHIPCPYQVTQMSRPDLILFLMKYLMALIVGIPSIFWVGSKKTCFEWASFFHGRRKKEIVNESRQVLQEPDFAQSLLRDPNTPIIRKSRGTSTQGTSTHASSTQLAMVDDQRSKAGSVHSKVSSYHGSLHRSRDGRYTPCSYRGMEERLPHGSMSRLTDHSRHSSSHRLNEQSRHSSIRDLSNNPMTHITHGTSMNRVIEEDGTSA